Proteins co-encoded in one Pantoea phytobeneficialis genomic window:
- a CDS encoding DHA2 family efflux MFS transporter permease subunit — protein MTKQLTIEPTNSISLRTWVAVLGSVVGCFMAGMNVHVTNASLPDIRGSLGASFEEGSWITTAYLVAEIIIIPVTGWLVSIFSMRRVLMTGTTGFVIFSVLCSMAPNIQTMIVSRALQGAFGGVLIPLSFQLIVSELPARKHALGMALFAVANNVAQAAGPSLGGWLTDVYSWRWIFYLQVPPGLLLLAAIGWSVKPQPLMLEKLRQGDWWGIITMALGLSALQIMLEEGERNDWFSSAYIINCTLLAVIGLVGFVWVELRSKTPFINLRLLGRYNFGIASLMQFCFGGVVFGVVFLVPNYFAEVQGYNASQIGIMMIPYGIIQLIMSFATPHLMRWTSARTIIIVGFLITALGCLMNIHLNPDAAANVIVPSLVVRGIGQSLVVVALGVMAIQGLEKEQVGSASGLFSMVRNVGGAVGIALSSQIVVERARFHAVRLGDAVTDFSLSTQENMAAIVNRLSHQHISYATALYGEGLTRLRMQVMALINQEIQRNALLMAYSDAFYLAGIAMLLCVITGLVLRKSND, from the coding sequence ATGACTAAGCAACTGACCATAGAACCCACAAACTCCATTTCGCTTCGTACCTGGGTAGCCGTGCTGGGCAGCGTAGTGGGCTGTTTTATGGCGGGGATGAATGTGCATGTGACTAATGCTTCATTGCCGGATATACGCGGCTCACTGGGTGCGTCTTTTGAAGAGGGGTCATGGATCACCACGGCTTATCTGGTAGCGGAAATCATCATCATCCCTGTCACAGGCTGGCTGGTATCAATTTTTTCGATGCGCAGAGTCCTGATGACCGGGACCACGGGCTTTGTGATCTTTTCGGTCCTCTGCTCAATGGCACCGAATATACAGACCATGATCGTCTCCCGCGCGTTACAGGGCGCCTTCGGTGGCGTTCTGATCCCGCTCTCTTTTCAACTTATTGTCAGTGAGTTGCCTGCCAGAAAGCATGCGCTGGGCATGGCCCTGTTTGCCGTTGCCAACAATGTTGCTCAGGCTGCCGGGCCGTCACTGGGAGGCTGGCTGACAGACGTCTATTCCTGGCGGTGGATTTTCTATTTGCAGGTGCCACCGGGTCTGTTGTTGCTGGCGGCGATTGGCTGGTCGGTTAAACCCCAGCCACTGATGCTGGAAAAGTTACGACAGGGAGACTGGTGGGGCATTATCACTATGGCACTGGGGTTGTCTGCACTCCAGATCATGCTGGAAGAGGGCGAGCGTAACGACTGGTTTTCTTCTGCCTATATCATTAACTGTACGTTGCTGGCTGTGATCGGATTGGTGGGGTTTGTCTGGGTTGAACTCAGGAGTAAAACACCTTTTATCAACCTTCGTCTGTTGGGGCGTTACAATTTTGGCATCGCCAGCCTGATGCAGTTCTGCTTTGGTGGCGTGGTATTTGGCGTGGTCTTTTTGGTGCCGAACTACTTCGCCGAGGTACAGGGATATAACGCCAGCCAGATCGGTATCATGATGATCCCCTATGGCATCATTCAGTTGATTATGTCTTTCGCCACACCGCATTTAATGCGCTGGACCAGTGCGCGAACCATCATCATCGTCGGATTTCTCATCACGGCTCTGGGATGCCTGATGAACATCCATCTTAATCCTGATGCGGCGGCCAATGTGATTGTGCCCTCACTGGTGGTACGCGGCATCGGCCAGTCGCTGGTCGTCGTCGCGTTAGGGGTGATGGCGATTCAGGGGCTGGAAAAAGAACAGGTTGGATCTGCCTCGGGTCTGTTCTCCATGGTAAGAAATGTTGGCGGCGCGGTAGGGATCGCGCTGTCGAGTCAGATAGTGGTGGAGCGCGCCAGGTTTCATGCCGTACGACTCGGTGACGCTGTCACGGATTTTTCCCTGAGCACCCAGGAAAACATGGCCGCGATAGTGAATCGGTTGTCTCACCAGCACATCAGTTACGCTACGGCACTCTATGGAGAGGGTTTAACCCGTTTACGTATGCAGGTGATGGCACTGATCAACCAGGAGATACAACGGAATGCGTTGCTGATGGCATACAGCGATGCTTTTTATCTCGCGGGGATCGCCATGTTGCTCTGCGTCATCACCGGGCTGGTACTGCGAAAAAGCAACGATTAA
- a CDS encoding cyclase family protein: MMFGRIITFTIILLTETGMFCGAALATTLPPVKEYIELNHPLHENMTTYPGLSEVELYTRLERGKNGAIIDGIKLLGISGTYIDAPFHADPHGKKISDYDLRQLVNLPVVIVRLPPGEKIFFSSAFQGKNVAGKAVLLMTGRDRLFGTEAYSDNPPYLSAEGAKWLAKNHAALVGIDSVLIDNYNDASSIPAHDILLKNNVVVAEDMTNIGSLMGKNAYLTAVPPRVPMASFPARIFAAVY; this comes from the coding sequence ATGATGTTCGGTCGAATTATAACCTTCACCATTATTCTGCTGACGGAAACCGGTATGTTCTGCGGAGCTGCCCTGGCGACCACACTGCCACCGGTTAAAGAATATATTGAACTGAATCACCCGCTGCATGAAAACATGACAACCTATCCCGGACTCAGTGAAGTGGAGCTGTATACCAGGCTTGAGCGCGGCAAAAACGGTGCAATCATTGATGGCATAAAGCTGCTGGGCATTTCCGGTACGTACATCGATGCCCCCTTCCATGCAGATCCACACGGAAAGAAGATATCGGACTACGATCTCAGGCAACTCGTTAATCTGCCGGTAGTTATTGTAAGGCTGCCACCTGGCGAGAAGATATTCTTCTCCTCCGCGTTTCAGGGAAAAAATGTCGCCGGGAAAGCCGTTCTGTTGATGACCGGGCGCGACCGGCTGTTCGGTACGGAGGCGTACAGCGATAATCCTCCCTATCTGTCAGCTGAGGGAGCTAAATGGCTGGCGAAAAATCACGCTGCACTGGTTGGGATCGACTCGGTGCTTATTGATAACTACAACGATGCCTCATCGATTCCTGCACACGATATCTTGCTCAAAAATAACGTTGTGGTTGCCGAAGATATGACAAACATCGGTAGTCTGATGGGAAAAAATGCTTATCTGACCGCGGTACCTCCGCGTGTCCCGATGGCGAGTTTTCCTGCTCGAATTTTTGCGGCAGTCTACTGA
- a CDS encoding DMT family transporter produces the protein MLRKHSGVLCVAMCYILFGISYPVAKQAMDSIPTWTFTFITFLIGLAALFPLSLMIDKTRWLAVSLRDWAAIGVQALFGAVLYTVFLLYGLPDTSAVAASVITSVAPAFVLIFSVIFLREKLTLKSGFAVLLAVLSVIVMTVPTTGNDGHSNAYGLFFLALSTLSTALVIIFAKKLSSQLPPVTMATGVCLVGAVLSFPLSLTEGGDFHLLAISQSQAITLVYYGLFVWALPYVFFFHGIWKVRASTAGMTVALVPVAAMLAGALFFGERLTITDVAATTLIVASIVIAEVNLKRRLQPEMTS, from the coding sequence ATGTTAAGGAAACACTCTGGCGTGTTATGCGTAGCAATGTGCTACATACTGTTTGGCATCAGTTATCCTGTTGCCAAACAAGCAATGGATTCCATTCCGACCTGGACTTTCACATTCATCACTTTTCTGATCGGACTGGCTGCACTCTTCCCGCTTTCCCTAATGATTGACAAGACTCGCTGGCTTGCTGTCTCGCTCCGTGACTGGGCGGCGATTGGCGTGCAGGCCCTGTTTGGCGCTGTTCTGTACACTGTTTTTCTGCTTTACGGACTGCCGGATACCTCTGCTGTCGCGGCATCGGTTATCACCAGCGTAGCGCCAGCGTTTGTCCTGATTTTTTCGGTCATTTTTCTCAGGGAAAAGCTGACCCTGAAATCAGGTTTCGCTGTGCTACTGGCTGTTCTCAGCGTTATCGTAATGACCGTACCCACGACAGGTAATGACGGCCACAGTAATGCTTACGGCCTTTTCTTCCTGGCTCTATCAACGTTGTCCACTGCGTTAGTCATTATCTTCGCCAAGAAACTCTCATCCCAACTGCCGCCTGTGACTATGGCAACGGGCGTTTGTCTGGTGGGTGCGGTGCTTTCATTCCCATTGTCACTGACAGAAGGTGGGGACTTTCATCTGCTCGCGATAAGCCAGAGCCAGGCCATCACGTTGGTTTACTACGGATTGTTCGTCTGGGCATTACCCTATGTTTTCTTTTTCCACGGGATATGGAAGGTAAGGGCATCTACAGCGGGTATGACAGTAGCACTGGTTCCGGTTGCAGCCATGCTGGCCGGTGCGCTGTTTTTCGGTGAGCGTCTAACCATCACCGACGTGGCCGCAACCACATTGATTGTGGCGTCCATCGTCATTGCTGAGGTGAATCTGAAACGTCGCCTTCAACCGGAGATGACATCATGA
- a CDS encoding YbhB/YbcL family Raf kinase inhibitor-like protein: MKLFSHSFNDGDVIPGKNSFAVYDAQSHVRLSDNQNPHFGWSDLPAGTQSLVLICHDYDVPTSGENVNQEGKVVPASLPRTDFYHWSLFDIPATQTEIAEGAQSNGITAKGKTGPQAPGGLKHGINDYTAWFAGDDAMGGTYYGYDGPCPPWNDEIVHHYVFTLYALATPTLTVEGELTGANILQAVKKSHVLAEAKLTGLYSLNPDVKI; this comes from the coding sequence ATGAAATTATTCAGCCACAGCTTCAATGACGGGGATGTCATCCCCGGGAAAAACAGCTTCGCGGTTTATGATGCACAGAGCCATGTACGTTTGTCTGATAACCAGAACCCGCACTTCGGCTGGTCAGATCTGCCTGCCGGAACACAGTCACTGGTATTGATTTGCCATGATTACGATGTCCCGACCAGCGGCGAAAACGTCAATCAGGAAGGCAAAGTTGTTCCGGCTTCACTGCCGCGAACCGATTTCTATCACTGGTCGCTGTTTGATATTCCGGCTACACAGACAGAAATCGCTGAGGGTGCACAGTCAAACGGCATTACGGCCAAGGGCAAAACCGGGCCGCAAGCACCTGGTGGACTGAAACATGGCATCAACGACTATACCGCCTGGTTTGCCGGCGATGATGCGATGGGCGGGACTTACTATGGTTATGATGGCCCATGCCCACCCTGGAATGATGAGATCGTGCATCATTATGTTTTCACATTATATGCACTGGCAACGCCGACCCTGACAGTCGAAGGCGAACTGACTGGAGCTAACATCCTGCAAGCAGTGAAAAAGAGTCATGTCCTGGCTGAAGCGAAGCTGACCGGGCTTTATAGCCTGAATCCAGACGTGAAGATTTAA
- a CDS encoding AraC family transcriptional regulator, with the protein MNHFFPEQGVMPVTAVSADFINGHVIPAHSHDLAQLLYAIEGVLVIETSAGRWVVPPSRGVWLKAGISHTVRMRGAARMRSIFVLPDAIPGLPDEDCVIEVSPLLRELILAATRVEGDYLPDSRDARLMRFILDELCTLPVLPFNLPWPQDSRILRVCQMLSAEPSDARTADDWADLLSMTVKTFHRQFHKQTGVTFGRWRQQARLLLSLESLAQGQPVLQVALQHGYESQSAFAAAFKRQFGMPPSAFYS; encoded by the coding sequence ATGAATCATTTTTTTCCTGAACAGGGTGTGATGCCGGTAACGGCCGTATCGGCAGACTTCATAAATGGACATGTTATTCCTGCGCACAGTCATGACCTCGCTCAACTGCTGTATGCGATTGAAGGGGTCTTGGTCATTGAGACCAGTGCAGGGCGCTGGGTCGTCCCGCCCAGCAGAGGTGTTTGGTTAAAAGCAGGTATCAGCCACACGGTGCGTATGCGTGGTGCGGCCAGGATGCGCAGTATTTTTGTGCTGCCCGATGCGATACCGGGACTTCCCGACGAGGACTGCGTTATTGAAGTGTCTCCGTTACTGAGAGAGTTGATTTTGGCGGCGACCAGAGTCGAGGGAGATTACCTGCCAGATAGCCGTGACGCACGTCTGATGCGGTTTATCCTTGATGAGTTGTGCACATTACCGGTTTTACCCTTCAACCTTCCCTGGCCGCAGGATTCCCGCATTTTACGAGTTTGCCAGATGCTGTCTGCGGAACCCTCTGATGCCAGAACCGCTGACGACTGGGCTGACCTGCTGTCGATGACAGTTAAAACTTTCCATCGTCAGTTCCACAAACAAACCGGCGTGACATTTGGCCGCTGGCGGCAGCAGGCCAGACTGCTGCTGTCGCTGGAGTCTCTGGCGCAGGGCCAGCCGGTTTTACAGGTGGCGTTACAGCATGGCTATGAGAGCCAGAGTGCTTTTGCGGCGGCTTTCAAACGTCAATTTGGCATGCCGCCTTCGGCTTTTTATTCTTAA
- a CDS encoding HlyD family secretion protein: MTKNPQVAEKQAFTHRYAKPRPRTLMIAIFLLIIALTWGIYWWTTARWMSDTDDAYARADIVTLAPRVSGYLAVVEVQDNQRVSAGQVLARIDDNEYQAKVSQAEAVVKSAEAQKRLRQAQIFNLDVRQAQQKNRVDEAMATVHAAMAESARAVQEAQRQQRLVSQHVSSEQLLESANAQMKKMVASVAQAQAALSITRQESGVLASERQAAVAEQDNADAALRQAQAQLNLARIDLASTNIISPITGTVGQRSIRTGQYVETGAPLLAVVPDNVYVIANFKETQLDHMHIGQPAEISVDAYGGRRFRGTVDSFAPASGAQFALLPPDNATGNFTKIVQRMPVKIRLSEGQNGEDVIRPGMSVLVTVDTHHD, from the coding sequence ATGACCAAGAATCCGCAGGTTGCTGAAAAGCAGGCCTTTACTCATCGCTATGCAAAACCCCGCCCCCGTACTCTGATGATCGCCATATTTCTGCTGATCATCGCACTGACATGGGGAATTTACTGGTGGACAACCGCCCGCTGGATGAGCGATACCGATGATGCCTATGCGCGGGCCGATATTGTGACGCTTGCACCACGGGTCAGTGGTTATCTCGCGGTCGTAGAGGTTCAGGATAATCAGCGTGTCAGCGCAGGACAGGTGCTGGCCCGGATTGACGATAATGAATATCAGGCGAAGGTTAGTCAGGCGGAAGCGGTCGTGAAGTCAGCAGAGGCGCAAAAGCGTCTCCGGCAGGCGCAGATTTTCAATCTGGATGTACGTCAGGCACAGCAGAAAAATCGCGTTGATGAAGCGATGGCAACCGTCCATGCAGCAATGGCCGAATCCGCCCGTGCCGTGCAGGAAGCGCAGCGACAGCAGCGGCTGGTCAGCCAGCATGTCAGCAGTGAACAACTGCTGGAATCCGCTAACGCCCAGATGAAAAAAATGGTTGCCTCAGTTGCGCAGGCACAGGCTGCATTATCAATCACCCGACAGGAGAGCGGAGTGCTGGCGAGTGAGCGGCAGGCGGCCGTAGCCGAGCAGGACAATGCTGATGCGGCGTTGCGCCAGGCTCAGGCGCAACTGAATCTTGCGCGGATTGATTTAGCCAGTACCAATATCATCAGTCCGATTACCGGCACCGTCGGACAGCGATCCATCAGAACCGGGCAATATGTTGAAACGGGGGCACCTTTACTCGCGGTGGTGCCTGACAATGTCTATGTGATTGCCAACTTCAAGGAAACCCAGCTTGATCACATGCACATTGGTCAGCCTGCGGAAATCAGCGTTGATGCCTATGGTGGCAGGCGCTTTCGTGGAACGGTGGACAGCTTCGCGCCAGCCTCTGGCGCACAGTTCGCGCTGTTGCCGCCAGATAACGCGACGGGGAACTTCACCAAAATTGTCCAGCGTATGCCGGTGAAGATTCGGCTCTCAGAAGGACAGAACGGAGAAGATGTGATTCGTCCCGGGATGTCCGTTTTGGTGACCGTGGACACCCATCATGACTAA
- a CDS encoding TetR/AcrR family transcriptional regulator, with protein sequence MTKDSATYHKLITAAADCFAEKGFNATSVREIALRAGISQGAMYTYFRSKDELISAIVLEEQKSALNAQNESFSGSFLERICSLVSSCISDVGYPATHRLWVEIIAESARNTSLGNTFISSDIAMRHGIGNIIRQGIESGEFRKNLVVEETTIVIFAIIDGLIARKAINKDFSPHKDLSTFSDVLRHLLT encoded by the coding sequence ATGACAAAAGATTCGGCCACCTACCATAAACTGATAACTGCTGCCGCTGACTGCTTTGCCGAAAAAGGGTTCAATGCCACAAGCGTGCGGGAAATAGCCCTTCGTGCGGGGATCAGCCAGGGGGCAATGTATACCTATTTCAGGAGCAAGGATGAACTGATTTCAGCCATTGTGCTGGAAGAGCAAAAATCAGCGCTTAATGCACAGAATGAATCCTTTTCTGGTTCATTTTTGGAAAGGATTTGCTCACTGGTCTCTTCCTGCATCAGTGATGTCGGTTATCCGGCTACGCACCGACTTTGGGTAGAAATTATTGCAGAGTCGGCGCGCAACACTTCCCTCGGAAATACCTTCATTTCCAGTGATATCGCCATGCGCCATGGGATTGGCAATATCATCCGTCAGGGAATTGAGAGTGGAGAATTCAGAAAAAATCTTGTCGTAGAAGAAACGACGATTGTGATTTTTGCGATCATTGATGGGCTGATTGCCCGTAAAGCTATCAACAAAGATTTTTCTCCGCACAAGGACCTGAGCACGTTTAGTGACGTTTTACGTCATCTCCTTACCTGA
- a CDS encoding arginase family protein: protein MTDSNSNNLRLIFPQWQGGNNESYFFGSQLLAWLAPAEKGLTAEVNVLPPAGIPLENEEGIIGRSQVVSQLHNARSLIRENRPDTLVTLGGDCLVSLAPFSYLVETYGEKLGVLWVDSHPDVMTPDQFAHSHAHVLGALMGNGDEDLTRDITHPLAPEKVMIAGIHDPLDYEAGFIAEHGIATCGPDEVRQGAGAVLDWIQRENITCLAIHLDLDVLDPAMFRSVLFARPGRGQHDFGDAAEGRLSISEVIELINIASASAAPVGLTVAEHLPWDVINLKNMLALLPLLK from the coding sequence ATGACTGACTCTAATAGCAATAATCTGAGACTGATTTTTCCCCAATGGCAGGGAGGTAACAATGAATCCTACTTCTTTGGTTCGCAGTTGCTCGCCTGGCTTGCCCCTGCTGAAAAAGGATTGACTGCAGAGGTTAACGTTTTACCGCCTGCGGGTATTCCTCTGGAGAATGAAGAAGGCATCATTGGCAGATCTCAGGTGGTATCACAACTGCACAACGCCCGCAGCCTGATCCGTGAGAATCGCCCGGACACCCTTGTCACGCTGGGGGGTGATTGTCTGGTTTCACTGGCTCCTTTTTCCTACCTTGTGGAAACCTACGGTGAAAAACTGGGTGTACTATGGGTAGATTCCCACCCTGATGTCATGACGCCGGATCAGTTTGCCCATTCACACGCCCATGTACTTGGCGCACTAATGGGGAATGGTGATGAAGACCTGACTCGGGATATTACGCACCCCCTTGCTCCCGAAAAAGTGATGATTGCCGGCATACACGATCCTCTGGATTACGAAGCGGGATTTATTGCTGAACACGGAATTGCGACTTGCGGGCCAGATGAGGTCAGGCAAGGGGCAGGGGCAGTGCTGGACTGGATTCAGCGGGAAAACATAACCTGTCTGGCTATTCATCTGGACCTGGACGTGCTCGACCCGGCAATGTTCCGTTCCGTTTTATTTGCCCGTCCGGGCAGAGGTCAGCATGATTTCGGGGATGCGGCAGAGGGACGACTCTCGATTTCAGAGGTTATAGAGCTTATCAACATTGCATCCGCATCTGCAGCACCGGTAGGTCTCACCGTTGCGGAGCATCTTCCATGGGATGTGATTAATTTAAAAAATATGCTGGCGTTACTTCCGCTGCTGAAATAA
- a CDS encoding cysteine hydrolase family protein, giving the protein MKNALLIIDMQQGLFHGPHIPYAASSVLSNIRLLIKKARSSGTPLFFARHTGPDGSPFSEQSPLTQLIPELDVNVEQDSIFIKKYPNCFRDTVLLQQLKLRNIDQLVIAGMKTEICVDTTCRAAFDAGFKVVLVSDAHTTIDNPALTADNIVRHHNQTLAGPFVSLVSTEEWVA; this is encoded by the coding sequence ATGAAAAATGCATTACTGATTATTGATATGCAACAGGGACTGTTTCATGGTCCACACATTCCCTATGCTGCCAGCTCAGTTTTATCCAATATCAGACTTCTGATCAAAAAAGCCAGATCGTCAGGTACTCCGTTGTTTTTTGCCCGCCACACCGGCCCGGATGGATCACCTTTTAGTGAGCAGAGTCCCTTGACGCAACTGATACCTGAACTTGACGTCAATGTTGAACAGGACAGCATATTTATCAAAAAATATCCTAACTGTTTCCGTGATACGGTACTGCTACAACAGCTTAAGCTACGCAATATTGATCAACTGGTGATTGCCGGAATGAAAACAGAGATTTGTGTGGATACCACCTGTCGTGCAGCTTTTGATGCCGGGTTTAAAGTGGTGCTGGTTTCAGATGCACATACTACGATCGATAATCCGGCCCTGACAGCGGATAATATTGTTCGCCATCATAACCAGACTCTGGCTGGCCCCTTTGTTAGTCTGGTCAGCACAGAGGAATGGGTGGCATAA
- a CDS encoding TolC family protein — protein sequence MNKSAGCYVALFPLLLAGCTSGPEQPPITTLPVKLDGQSASIPDKWWTLYHDADLNHAVEQALTNNRDLRMAAANLRAAKAVVDETDAARLPTTSLNTQAGYGSTANDQLEAALNQSDHIRTGARYGIGIDVQWEIDFFGRLRSMRHAANADALAVMAEEEGARVLVAAETTRAWLSACSYAQRIGIAQRSLLLAAQGQQLASQLYQSGAGVELDVIRAQNQVELAAAELPPLQAARHNALAELAVLMGQLPDNPPQAAMQCQSTPSLTSIAVPHSEGMRMLSRRPDVLKAQQALIAATARIGVATADFYPQISIGGSVFSSAHQPDGWDKSGATVWSLGPLISWSFPNVSEQRARLAQANAHEQSALAHFDAIILGALKDVQQGMTNYNAALQQNAALQKAAAGSQHALKLASIARKEGAATALAFLDAQRTDIAIQHQLASADTQLINTQIALFKSLGGGWQQAPAIPLPEPQRRPVPSQISLVDNREIKQ from the coding sequence ATGAACAAATCCGCAGGATGTTATGTTGCCTTATTCCCCCTGCTGTTAGCAGGTTGTACATCAGGGCCAGAACAGCCCCCCATAACCACTTTACCCGTGAAACTCGACGGGCAAAGCGCGTCCATCCCTGATAAGTGGTGGACCCTCTATCACGATGCGGATCTGAATCACGCGGTTGAACAGGCGCTGACTAATAATCGCGATCTGCGTATGGCCGCTGCAAATCTCCGGGCAGCAAAAGCTGTGGTGGATGAAACGGATGCAGCGCGTCTTCCCACGACATCCCTGAATACTCAGGCCGGATACGGCAGTACTGCAAATGACCAGTTAGAAGCCGCTCTGAATCAATCCGACCATATCCGTACCGGTGCACGTTATGGCATTGGTATCGATGTGCAGTGGGAAATCGATTTTTTTGGTCGCCTCCGTTCGATGCGCCATGCAGCCAACGCTGATGCGCTGGCGGTGATGGCAGAAGAGGAGGGCGCGCGCGTGCTGGTTGCAGCCGAAACCACCCGAGCCTGGCTCAGTGCCTGTAGTTACGCCCAGCGGATCGGTATCGCACAGCGTTCTTTGCTGCTGGCAGCACAGGGCCAGCAACTCGCCAGCCAGTTGTATCAGTCCGGTGCAGGTGTTGAGCTGGATGTGATACGTGCGCAGAACCAGGTTGAACTGGCAGCAGCTGAGCTTCCACCCTTACAGGCTGCGCGCCACAATGCCCTTGCTGAGCTTGCCGTATTAATGGGGCAATTGCCTGACAATCCACCTCAGGCGGCAATGCAGTGTCAGTCAACGCCCTCGCTGACAAGCATTGCGGTTCCTCATAGTGAGGGGATGAGAATGCTAAGTCGACGCCCGGATGTCCTGAAGGCCCAGCAGGCGTTGATTGCGGCAACGGCTCGCATCGGCGTCGCTACTGCCGACTTCTACCCCCAAATATCGATTGGCGGCAGCGTGTTCAGCTCAGCCCATCAGCCAGATGGGTGGGATAAAAGCGGAGCGACCGTCTGGAGCCTCGGCCCACTTATTTCCTGGTCATTCCCGAATGTGAGTGAGCAACGCGCACGTCTTGCTCAGGCGAATGCCCATGAGCAGTCTGCTCTGGCACATTTCGATGCCATCATTCTTGGTGCACTGAAAGATGTACAGCAAGGTATGACGAATTATAACGCGGCATTACAACAGAATGCCGCGTTACAAAAGGCGGCGGCTGGCAGTCAGCATGCGTTAAAACTTGCGTCCATTGCCAGAAAAGAGGGCGCAGCGACCGCGCTGGCGTTTCTGGATGCACAACGCACTGACATCGCTATTCAGCACCAGTTAGCCAGCGCCGACACCCAACTGATCAATACACAGATCGCGCTGTTTAAATCGCTCGGGGGCGGCTGGCAGCAGGCTCCGGCCATACCCTTACCAGAGCCGCAGCGTAGGCCTGTTCCATCTCAGATCTCCCTTGTCGATAACAGAGAAATAAAACAATGA
- a CDS encoding H-NS family histone-like protein has translation MNESLKAINNIRTLRAQARDLALADLEEMLEKLSVVVAERREESHAEEAAVREKAEKLAKYRELLLEDGIDPTELLGALQSAGKPRAKRAPRPAKYKYTDEDGQEKNWTGQGRTPAVIKAAIDSGKSLDDFLI, from the coding sequence ATGAACGAATCACTGAAAGCGATAAATAACATTCGTACACTCCGTGCACAGGCACGAGATCTGGCTCTGGCTGATCTTGAAGAAATGCTTGAGAAATTAAGCGTAGTCGTTGCAGAACGTCGTGAAGAAAGTCATGCCGAAGAAGCAGCCGTTCGTGAGAAAGCTGAGAAACTCGCTAAATATCGTGAGCTGTTGCTGGAAGACGGTATTGATCCTACTGAACTGCTGGGTGCTTTGCAGAGTGCAGGAAAACCTCGCGCCAAACGCGCACCTCGTCCGGCCAAGTACAAATATACCGATGAAGATGGCCAGGAAAAGAACTGGACAGGCCAGGGCCGCACGCCAGCTGTGATTAAAGCGGCAATCGACAGCGGTAAATCTCTGGATGATTTCCTCATCTAA
- a CDS encoding quinone oxidoreductase family protein produces the protein MKVLVAKNLGPSAWFEIEERAIPTPRQGHTLVRMYAATVNPLSNLVLTGRVPSSIAPLVLSNDGSGMVMQSNRFKAGTKVAIYGGGQLGITEDGLQQQFVLVEDKRLVEIPADYSLEYAAALPINYVTAFQAMTRVGDVKKGQLVVIAGATGSVGHALIQIANALEAIPVALVSTTDKAIHAKQAGAHHVINLSQQDMHEEIRRLSENRGADMVFDPVGGELLGQLIKTLRPRGTAVSIGFVAGTEGKIDIPDLVVEEKRLLGYDAWMETDDDVAAAMKSLQDYIASGQVRPNIDSIYAMQDFTAAYNKLNSRTAKGTILLKLSED, from the coding sequence ATGAAAGTACTGGTAGCAAAGAACCTCGGACCATCTGCCTGGTTTGAAATCGAAGAGCGGGCCATTCCAACCCCGCGCCAGGGACACACGTTAGTCAGAATGTATGCTGCCACGGTCAATCCGTTGTCAAATCTGGTTCTGACCGGCCGCGTTCCATCTTCCATAGCGCCTCTGGTGTTAAGCAACGATGGTTCAGGCATGGTTATGCAGAGCAACAGGTTCAAAGCCGGTACAAAAGTGGCCATCTATGGCGGCGGTCAACTTGGGATCACAGAAGACGGGTTACAGCAGCAATTTGTCCTGGTGGAAGATAAACGCCTGGTCGAGATTCCCGCAGACTACAGCCTGGAATATGCCGCTGCACTACCGATCAATTACGTGACCGCCTTCCAGGCTATGACACGTGTAGGGGATGTAAAGAAGGGGCAGTTGGTGGTGATCGCGGGTGCAACTGGTTCGGTGGGCCACGCACTCATTCAGATTGCGAATGCGCTGGAAGCAATTCCGGTTGCGTTGGTCTCTACAACCGATAAAGCGATACACGCAAAGCAGGCAGGCGCTCATCATGTCATTAATTTATCACAACAAGATATGCATGAAGAGATACGACGTCTGAGTGAAAATAGAGGTGCAGACATGGTGTTTGATCCGGTAGGCGGTGAGCTGCTCGGGCAACTGATAAAGACGCTTCGCCCGCGCGGAACTGCAGTCAGCATCGGCTTTGTTGCCGGAACGGAGGGGAAAATTGATATTCCCGATCTGGTGGTAGAAGAGAAACGACTACTGGGTTACGACGCCTGGATGGAAACGGATGATGATGTGGCTGCGGCTATGAAATCGCTTCAGGATTATATTGCTTCGGGGCAAGTCAGGCCAAATATCGACAGCATTTATGCAATGCAGGATTTCACCGCGGCCTATAACAAACTGAATTCGCGAACAGCAAAAGGCACTATTTTACTCAAACTGAGTGAAGACTAA